From the genome of Cydia strobilella chromosome 21, ilCydStro3.1, whole genome shotgun sequence, one region includes:
- the LOC134750941 gene encoding uncharacterized protein LOC134750941: MYHYSFYRRPVMFKIAFLVFSTVFAKLDNPKHDYIFHERFNSLQEIPKLRIALQPVNAWVLSLNRDVDSLKLRQVSGEEVREVFGAQLKDGSSHRQPRKHKEAKKSSRAMPNIVDEKAMLAEIMRVINKFALTTQDEPGVNIDDADRGLPSIKLYFKGSHTSLVVRAEGRQWHYIIRSPSLFPEWFYEQHEVQQDAIGPYVDVPKDVSGEFYNALFHLLTMFSSLPV, translated from the exons ATGTATCATTACTCATTCTACCGCCGACCAGTCATGTTCAAAATCGCATTTCTCGTCTTTTCAACGGTTTTCGCGAAATTAGATAATCCAAAGCATGACTATATTTTTCACGAGAGGTTTAACAGTTTGCAAGAGATTCCTAAATTGAGAATTGCTTTGCAGCCTGTGAATGCTTGGGTTTTGAGTTTGAATAGAGATGTGGATTCGTTGAAACTTAGACAAGTTTCAGGGGAAGAAGTGCGGGAGGTGTTTGGTGCTCAATTAAAGGATGG TTCCAGTCATCGTCAGCCCAGAAAGCACAAAGAAGCTAAAAAGTCGTCTAGAGCTATGCCTAATATCGTCGATGAAAAAGCTATGCTTGCTGAAATTATGAGAGTTATTAACAAATTCGC tctgACTACCCAAGATGAACCAGGAGTGAATATAGACGATGCAGACAGAGGCCTCCCTTCGATAAAG TTATACTTCAAAGGCTCCCACACCTCACTAGTAGTTCGTGCGGAAGGGAGACAGTGGCACTACATCATTCGCTCTCCCTCTCTATTCCCCGAATGGTTTTACGAACAGCACGAAGTTCAACAAGACGCAATCGGACCATATGTCGATGTTCCTAAAGATGTGAGCGGCGAGTTTTACAacgctctatttcatttgttgacTATGTTTTCGAGTTTGCCagtttaa